One Actinosynnema pretiosum DNA segment encodes these proteins:
- a CDS encoding AAA family ATPase yields MIEDIAAEGAAVLDAVGTAVVGGRDTARLALAAVLAGGHVLLEDVPGLGKTLMARSLAQALSLDFTRLQCTPDLLPADVTGSFLYDPGSREFDFRAGPVFTGLLLADELNRTPPKTQSALLEAMQEKQVTVEGRTFPLPRPFHVLATANPVEHEGTYPLPEAQLDRFLLRLAVGYPPADEEVEVLRRRLARGREETEVPAVLAGGRLAELQRGLEAVPVDEDVLRYCVDLTAATRVHGSVEVGSSPRGAQALVLVARALAVLDGRDHVVPEDVKACAVPALAHRLTLRPETWTSGATGVDVVTELLGSVPGPASSRR; encoded by the coding sequence GTGATCGAGGACATCGCCGCGGAGGGAGCCGCCGTGCTGGACGCGGTCGGCACCGCCGTGGTCGGCGGGCGGGACACCGCCCGGCTCGCGCTGGCCGCCGTCCTCGCGGGCGGGCACGTGCTGCTGGAGGACGTGCCCGGCCTCGGCAAGACCCTCATGGCGCGCTCGCTCGCCCAGGCGCTGAGCCTGGACTTCACCCGCCTGCAGTGCACCCCCGACCTGCTGCCCGCCGACGTCACCGGCTCGTTCCTCTACGACCCCGGCAGCCGCGAGTTCGACTTCCGCGCAGGCCCGGTGTTCACCGGCCTGCTGCTCGCCGACGAGCTCAACCGCACCCCGCCCAAGACCCAGTCGGCGCTGCTGGAGGCCATGCAGGAGAAGCAGGTCACCGTCGAGGGCCGCACGTTCCCGCTGCCCCGCCCGTTCCACGTGCTCGCCACCGCGAACCCGGTCGAGCACGAGGGCACCTACCCGCTGCCCGAGGCCCAGCTGGACCGGTTCCTGCTGCGCCTGGCCGTCGGCTACCCGCCCGCCGACGAGGAGGTCGAGGTGCTGCGCCGCAGGCTCGCCAGGGGCCGCGAGGAGACCGAGGTGCCCGCGGTGCTGGCCGGGGGCAGGCTCGCCGAGCTCCAGCGCGGGCTGGAGGCGGTGCCGGTGGACGAGGACGTGCTGCGCTACTGCGTCGACCTCACCGCCGCCACCCGCGTCCACGGCTCCGTGGAGGTCGGCTCGTCCCCGCGCGGCGCGCAGGCGCTCGTGCTGGTCGCGCGGGCGCTGGCCGTGCTGGACGGCCGCGACCACGTCGTGCCCGAGGACGTGAAGGCCTGCGCCGTGCCCGCGCTCGCCCACCGGCTCACCCTGCGCCCCGAGACCTGGACCTCCGGCGCGACCGGTGTCGACGTGGTCACCGAGCTGCTCGGCAGCGTCCCCGGACCGGCGAGCAGCAGGCGGTGA
- a CDS encoding NAD(P)/FAD-dependent oxidoreductase, with protein MAAVKSQPTRIVIVGGGYVGMYTALGLQKKLRSGEASVTVIDPQPHMTYQPFLPEAAAGSIEPRHVVAPLRKVLKRCHVVTGRATRIEHEKKSVTVELVDGHVEKFEYDVLVSALGAVSRTLPIPGLPDVGIGLKTIGEAIYVRNHVLSRLDQAASTNDAERRKRLLTFVVIGGGFAGIETLAELEDMTRYALRYYEGLKPSDVQWVLVEATNRIMPEVSASLGVYTVHQLEKRGIKCYLDTRVKSMEGGHVVLDDGTEFDADTIVWTAGMKANPMLRDTDLPLDERGRVRCTAAMQVVGLPGVWAAGDCSAVPDLSRTEEDPNATCVPNAQHAIRQSKLLTKNILASLRGGQPKDYFHKYVGSVAGLGLYKGVADIFGMRFRGFPAWFMHRTYHVMFMPTFNRKFRVLADWTQAFISGREVVALGQLHEPKAEFDRAARS; from the coding sequence ATGGCTGCTGTGAAGTCGCAACCCACACGGATCGTGATCGTCGGCGGTGGGTACGTCGGCATGTACACCGCGCTGGGGTTGCAGAAGAAGCTGCGCTCCGGTGAGGCGTCCGTGACCGTCATCGACCCGCAGCCGCACATGACCTACCAGCCCTTCCTGCCGGAGGCCGCCGCGGGCTCGATCGAGCCCCGCCACGTCGTGGCCCCGCTGCGGAAGGTGCTCAAGCGCTGCCACGTCGTCACCGGCCGCGCCACCCGCATCGAGCACGAGAAGAAGTCCGTCACGGTCGAGCTGGTCGACGGCCACGTCGAGAAGTTCGAGTACGACGTGCTGGTCTCGGCGCTCGGCGCCGTCTCGCGCACCCTGCCGATCCCCGGCCTGCCGGACGTCGGCATCGGCCTGAAGACGATCGGCGAGGCGATCTACGTCCGCAACCACGTGCTGTCGCGCCTGGACCAGGCGGCGAGCACGAACGACGCGGAGCGCCGCAAGCGCCTGCTGACGTTCGTGGTCATCGGCGGCGGCTTCGCGGGCATCGAGACGCTGGCCGAGCTGGAGGACATGACCCGCTACGCGCTGCGCTACTACGAGGGCCTCAAGCCCTCCGACGTGCAGTGGGTGCTGGTCGAGGCCACCAACCGGATCATGCCGGAGGTGAGCGCCTCGCTGGGCGTCTACACGGTGCACCAGCTGGAGAAGCGCGGCATCAAGTGCTACCTCGACACCCGCGTGAAGTCGATGGAGGGCGGCCACGTCGTCCTCGACGACGGCACCGAGTTCGACGCCGACACGATCGTGTGGACGGCGGGCATGAAGGCCAACCCGATGCTGCGCGACACCGACCTGCCGCTCGACGAGCGCGGCCGGGTGCGCTGCACCGCCGCCATGCAGGTCGTCGGCCTGCCGGGCGTCTGGGCCGCGGGCGACTGCTCCGCGGTGCCGGACCTGTCGCGCACCGAGGAGGACCCGAACGCGACCTGCGTGCCCAACGCGCAGCACGCGATCCGGCAGTCCAAGCTGCTGACCAAGAACATCCTCGCCTCGCTGCGCGGCGGCCAGCCGAAGGACTACTTCCACAAGTACGTGGGCTCCGTGGCGGGCCTGGGCCTGTACAAGGGCGTGGCGGACATCTTCGGGATGCGCTTCCGCGGCTTCCCGGCGTGGTTCATGCACCGCACCTACCACGTGATGTTCATGCCCACGTTCAACCGCAAGTTCCGCGTGCTGGCCGACTGGACGCAGGCGTTCATCTCGGGCCGCGAGGTCGTCGCGCTGGGCCAGCTCCACGAGCCCAAGGCCGAGTTCGACCGCGCCGCGAGGAGCTGA
- a CDS encoding uracil-DNA glycosylase, giving the protein MPGLPELDRRVSGCRACPRLVAWREEVARVKRAAFRDQDYWGRPVPGFGGGDARLAVVGLAPAAHGGNRTGRMFTGDASGEVLYAAMHAVGLANQPEAVSRDDGLRLLGARITAPVKCAPPDNKPTPAERDTCRPWLERELTLLRPTLRAVVVLGGFGWQSLLPALTAHWTVPSPRPRFAHGARVELPASDGGPPLVLHGCYHVSRRNTQTGLLTVAMVEEVLSRAKADAGLGAEPGAGSPG; this is encoded by the coding sequence GTGCCGGGCCTGCCGGAGCTGGACCGCCGGGTGAGCGGCTGCCGGGCGTGCCCGAGGCTGGTGGCGTGGCGCGAGGAGGTGGCGCGGGTCAAGCGGGCCGCGTTCCGCGACCAGGACTACTGGGGCAGGCCGGTGCCCGGTTTCGGCGGCGGTGACGCGCGGCTGGCCGTGGTGGGCCTGGCCCCGGCCGCGCACGGCGGCAACCGCACCGGCCGCATGTTCACCGGCGACGCCTCCGGCGAGGTCCTGTACGCGGCGATGCACGCGGTGGGCCTGGCGAACCAGCCGGAGGCGGTGTCCCGCGACGACGGCCTGCGCCTGCTGGGAGCCCGGATCACCGCCCCGGTGAAGTGCGCCCCGCCGGACAACAAGCCGACCCCGGCCGAGCGCGACACCTGCCGCCCGTGGCTGGAGCGCGAGCTGACCCTGCTGCGCCCGACCCTGCGCGCGGTGGTGGTCCTGGGCGGCTTCGGCTGGCAGTCCCTGCTCCCCGCGCTGACCGCCCACTGGACCGTCCCGAGCCCCCGCCCGCGCTTCGCCCACGGCGCCCGCGTGGAACTGCCCGCGTCGGACGGCGGCCCCCCGCTCGTCCTGCACGGCTGCTACCACGTGAGCCGCCGCAACACCCAGACCGGGTTGCTGACGGTGGCGATGGTGGAGGAGGTCCTGTCCCGCGCGAAGGCCGACGCGGGGTTGGGCGCGGAACCGGGGGCCGGGTCGCCGGGCTGA
- a CDS encoding DUF58 domain-containing protein, producing MTGPWRARPTGAWRGTDALARGLLLGVVLVVAGVLAHRVVLVLFGAPLLLTTVLALLRPPGGAPDARVRLLSRVGEIGKAGAVVDVAADGELVAVRLPVPGREGPGPVHLLPAGATAIGVVLDRSTWGDGLDVRPDHLVAGPDGLVVHGPVTAPEWGRAILPPIAPLPTGLLPARARGLVGVHRSRGPGDSVELRDIRAFAPGDRLRRVDWRVSLRTGNLHVREHHAETDADVVLALDTRADVEADVALWTESGRGSPRPGGSLDLAARAAVSLAAAYLRQGDRVGLVDLGRPALWLRPGTGRRQLLALRTRLVACARVAGWSQRAVLDARQAPTGAVVVVLSPFLDDEVVQVAVHAARRGHPVLAVDVLPAALRPDRETAWGPAVLRVVELEHEVRVTALRSHGVPVIRWDGESAAVATALHATTRPRR from the coding sequence GTGACCGGGCCCTGGCGGGCAAGGCCGACCGGCGCGTGGCGCGGCACGGACGCGCTGGCCAGGGGCCTGCTGCTGGGCGTGGTCCTGGTCGTGGCGGGCGTGCTCGCGCACCGGGTCGTGCTGGTGCTGTTCGGCGCCCCGCTGCTGCTCACCACGGTGCTCGCCCTGCTCCGCCCGCCCGGCGGCGCGCCGGACGCGCGGGTGCGCCTGCTGTCGCGGGTCGGCGAGATCGGCAAGGCGGGCGCGGTGGTCGACGTGGCGGCGGACGGCGAGCTGGTGGCCGTGCGGCTGCCCGTGCCCGGCCGCGAGGGTCCGGGCCCGGTGCACCTGCTGCCCGCCGGGGCGACCGCCATCGGCGTGGTGCTCGACCGCTCCACCTGGGGCGACGGCCTGGACGTGCGCCCGGACCACCTGGTCGCGGGCCCGGACGGGCTGGTGGTGCACGGGCCGGTGACCGCGCCCGAGTGGGGCCGGGCGATCCTGCCGCCCATCGCGCCCCTGCCGACCGGGCTGCTGCCCGCGCGGGCGCGCGGCCTGGTGGGCGTGCACCGCTCGCGCGGGCCGGGCGACTCGGTGGAGCTGCGCGACATCCGGGCGTTCGCGCCCGGCGACCGGTTGCGCCGGGTGGACTGGCGGGTGTCGCTGCGCACCGGGAACCTGCACGTCCGCGAGCACCACGCGGAGACCGACGCGGACGTGGTGCTCGCCCTGGACACCAGGGCGGACGTGGAGGCGGACGTCGCGCTGTGGACCGAGAGCGGCCGGGGCTCGCCCCGGCCCGGCGGCAGCCTGGACCTGGCGGCGCGGGCCGCCGTGTCGCTGGCGGCGGCGTACCTGCGGCAGGGCGACCGGGTGGGCCTGGTCGACCTGGGCAGGCCCGCGCTGTGGCTGCGACCGGGGACGGGCAGGCGGCAGCTGCTGGCGCTGCGCACCCGGCTGGTGGCGTGCGCGCGGGTCGCCGGGTGGTCGCAGCGGGCGGTGCTGGACGCGCGGCAGGCGCCGACGGGGGCGGTCGTGGTGGTGCTGTCGCCGTTCCTGGACGACGAGGTGGTGCAGGTGGCGGTGCACGCGGCGCGGCGCGGCCACCCGGTGCTGGCGGTCGACGTGCTGCCCGCCGCCCTGCGGCCCGACCGGGAGACCGCGTGGGGGCCCGCGGTGCTGCGGGTGGTGGAGCTGGAGCACGAGGTCCGGGTGACGGCGCTGCGCTCGCACGGCGTGCCGGTGATCCGCTGGGACGGCGAGTCCGCCGCCGTGGCCACGGCGCTGCACGCGACCACCCGACCGAGGCGCTGA
- a CDS encoding DUF4129 domain-containing protein, which yields MRPRAALLLATGTCLVLAALAALGSSPVEYRAPTPTPPTPLTGTTWTIELPPAPATPPEASAAFTLFTIVVAVAALVLFLVLLALHLLNRRPKRRAATGRSGWVEAVVPGPPPPELVTGARRALSDLSAPDAGPPGDAVVAAWLALERAASASGVARAPHETATEFTTALLDRHHVDPAATTALRRTYQRARFGSAEVTAADVRTATTALEAVVRDLTDRDPS from the coding sequence GTGCGTCCCAGGGCAGCGCTCCTCCTCGCCACCGGCACCTGCCTGGTGCTCGCCGCGCTGGCCGCCCTCGGCTCCTCGCCGGTGGAGTACCGCGCCCCCACCCCGACCCCGCCCACCCCGCTCACCGGCACCACCTGGACCATCGAGCTGCCGCCCGCCCCGGCCACGCCGCCGGAGGCCAGCGCCGCGTTCACCCTGTTCACCATCGTGGTCGCGGTCGCCGCTCTGGTCCTCTTCCTGGTCCTGCTGGCCCTGCACCTGCTGAACCGGCGCCCGAAGCGCCGCGCGGCCACCGGGCGGTCCGGCTGGGTCGAGGCCGTCGTGCCCGGTCCGCCGCCCCCCGAGCTGGTCACCGGCGCCCGCCGGGCGCTGTCCGACCTGAGCGCGCCCGACGCCGGACCGCCCGGTGACGCCGTCGTCGCCGCCTGGCTGGCACTGGAGCGGGCCGCCTCGGCGTCCGGCGTGGCCCGCGCCCCGCACGAGACCGCGACCGAGTTCACCACCGCCCTCCTGGACCGCCACCACGTCGACCCGGCCGCCACCACCGCCCTGCGCCGCACCTACCAGCGCGCCCGCTTCGGCAGCGCCGAGGTCACCGCGGCCGACGTGCGCACCGCGACCACCGCCCTGGAGGCCGTCGTGCGCGACCTGACCGACCGGGACCCCTCGTGA